From the Drosophila suzukii chromosome 2 unlocalized genomic scaffold, CBGP_Dsuzu_IsoJpt1.0 scf_2c, whole genome shotgun sequence genome, one window contains:
- the LOC118876921 gene encoding uncharacterized protein — protein MDIFNEWNNSGHSQSAQSEEKRRISYQASEEAIVSSLIKIVTTDGKPFIFLDSEGFKEIMDPIYNALGMHPVRSPNIMNFVSVKEQFVKENIRALVKGKLVSLKIDVATRMDKAILGINLQMVHASLAKTEIIVKTLCMIELGGSHTGIYMKNKILEVLDDYGISLDQIYSVTSDNGRNMIKAVQVLNDATEESLFEEDTESENLLNELGTIELANIHLVRCAAHTLQLCVFDVNKAKEIADKISSCRTLCKSLRTETYRRVLIENQRNIPSLDVATRWNSTYLMLKRLLDLKDFLATQSYICVDPDWDWIETYIDAFSDTYPAT, from the exons ATGGACATTTTCAATGAGTGGAACAATTCTGGACATTCACAATCAGCCCAAAGTGAAGAAAAACGAAGAATATCGTATCAAGCGAGCGAAGAAGCAATTGTTTCTTCTTTGATTAAAATAGTAACCACGGACGGAAAACCATTTATATTTCTAGACAGTGAAGGGTTCAAAGAAATTATGGATCCAATATATAATGCACTTGGCATGCACCCTGTAAGGTCTCCAAATATTATGAATTTTGTGTCAGTCAAAGAGCAGTTTGTCAAAGAAAACATAAGGGCTCTTGTGAAGGGAAAGCTGGTGTCCTTGAAAATCGATGTTGCCACCAGAATGGATAAAGCCATTCTGGGAATAAATTTGCAAATGGTCCACGCAAGCCTGGCTAAAACCGAGATTATTGTAAAGACTTTATGCATGATTGAGCTCGGGGGATCTCACACTGGAATATACATGAAGAACAAAATTCTCGAAGTCTTAGATGATTATGGAATATCACTAGATCAAATCTACAG CGTTACGTCTGATAATGGGCGAAACATGATAAAGGCCGTCCAAGTGTTAAATGATGCCACAGAGGAATCCCTTTTTGAAGAAGACACAGAAAGTGAGAATCTTCTGAATGAACTGGGTACTATTGAACTTGCTAATATACACCTTGTGAGATGTGCAGCACACACTTTGCAACTGTGCGTATTCGATGTAAACAAGGCAAAGGAGATCGCCGATAAAATAAGTTCCTGTCGCACATTATGCAAATCGCTGCGCACAGAAACATATAG ACGTGTCTTAATTGAGAACCAAAGAAACATACCATCGCTCGACGTTGCTACAAGGTGGAATTCAACCTATTTAATGCTAAAAAGATTATTGGACCTAAAGGATTTCCTGGCTACGCAGTCTTATATTTGTGTAGATCCCGATTGGGATTGGATCGAGACGTACATTGACGCTTTCAGTGATACATACCCGGCAACCTAA